GCTAGAGAAGCTTATGAAGAGAGAGCCATTGCCATGTTTAGTGGTCAGCCTGTACCCAGAAAACCAGGGCTATTCTCTCATGCTCAAGGATAGAGATGGAGTCCTTATAGAGCCCTATCCAGGGCCGTATGTAGGACAGAAACTGCTTGAATATTTGGATGCTGAAGAGTTACCTTCTTTTCTGATTGATATCCTGGGAAAGTCTCCTGTGAATGTTTTTCACGGTGGCTGTGTCATAGCAGAAATCCGAGACTACAGGCAGTGCGGTGACATCTACCCTCCCGAGGAGCCTGCTGCAGAGGCTGCTGTGTCCTCTCCTGCTTGCCAAGTCCGGCATATTCTCTTACGTCCAACGATGCAGTCTCTAGTAAGTGATGTCGAGTCCATAACAAGTGACAGCAGTCAGTGgacccaggaagaaaaacaggaGCTTGAGAGCCAACTGACCTCAGCTACAGCAGAGCCACTGTGTCTGGATCCTTCTGTTGCTGTCACCTGCACGGCCAACAAATTGCTGTTTAATGAGCAGAAGATGAACACTAGCCCCATGCGGCAATGCTTCAAGAGGCATGCATGCCCCTCTCTGGATCAAGAGGAGGTACCATCTGGGTGTTCTTGTCCCCCTGACTTAACGACAACGACTCCTTGCAAAAAGCAGGCAAAAATAAGGCCAGATAACCCATCTGACCTGCAGATTGATGGAACAGAAACATGCAACCAGAGTCTCTGTGAACTGACTGTGCCTTCAGAGATGGACATGGAGAGCTTTATTAAAGAGTTGCTATCTCTGCCCTTTGATGAGACTGAACCAACCGTCTCAGCAATTCCTGAGGTAAAATATGATTGTATGTTTGATTGTGAGGATGACAGTCAGCTATGGGATATGAATGCAGATATCATGGAGTGCCTTAATATGCTTTTCTCTGAGGAAATAGAGCCACTTCCAGAGAGCAGCAGTGCTAACCCCATGTCTCTCCCTCCTGTGGCCCTGGGTGATTATTCAGATGATTTCCTGACAGGGATAAACACTGAGCCTAAGAAGACAGTGCCTATGTGCCAGGAGGCTGTCCAGAGCCAAGCTAGTTGCCCCAGCAAGATGCCACAGGGGTCCAGTAGCTCAGTCTGTCCTCCTCAGCCCACCCCAGGGAAGAAGGGGCCTTGTAGCTCAGTCTGTCCTCCTCAGCCCACCCCAGGGAAGAAGTGGTCTTGTAGCTCAGTCTGTCCTCCTCAGCCCGCCCCAGGGAAGCAGTGGCCTAGTAGCTCAGTCTGTCCTCTTCAGCCCACCCCAGGGAAGAAGTCTTGTAGCTCAGTCTGTCCTCCTCAGCCCGCCCCAGGGAAGCAGTGGCCTAGTAGCTCAGTCTGTCCTCTTCAGCCCACCCCAGGGAAGAAGTCTTGTAGCTCAGTCTGTCCTCCTCAGCCCGCCCCAGGGAAGCAGTGGCCTTGTAGCTCAGTCTGTCCTCCTCAGCCCGCCCCAGGGAAGCAGTGGCCTAGTAGCTCAGTCTGTCCTCCTCAGCCCGCCCCAGGGAAGAAGCGGCCTAGTAGCTCAGTCTGTCCTCCTCAGCCCACCCCAGGGAAGAAGTCTTGTAGCTCAGTCTGTCCTCCTCAGCCCGCCCCAGGGAAGAAGTCTTGTAGCTCAGTCTGTCCTCCTCAGCCCGCCCCAGGGAAGCAGTGGCCTAGTAGCTCAGTCTGTCCTCCTCAGCCCGCCCCAGGGAAGAAGTCTTGTAGCTCAGTCTGTCCTCCTCAGCCCGCCCCAGGGAAGCAGTGGCCTAGTAGCTCAGTCTGTCCTCTTCAGCCCACCCCAGGGAAGAAGTCTTGTAGCTCAGTCTATCCTCCTCAGCCCGCCCCAGGGAAGCAGTGGCCTTGTAGCTCAGTCTGTCCTCCTCAGCCCGCCCCAGGGAAGAAGTCTTGTAGCTCAGTCTGTCCTCCTCAGCCCGCCCCAGGGAAGAAGTGGTCTTGTAGCTCAGTCTGTCCTCCTCAGCCCGCCCCAGGGAAGCAGTGGCCTAGTAGCTCAGTCTGTCCTCCTCAGCCCGCCCCAGGGAAGAAGTCTTGTAGCTCAGTCTGTCCTCCTCAGCCCGCCCCAGGGAAGCAGTGGCCTAGTAGCTCAGTCTGTCCTCTTCAGCCCACCCCAGGGAAGAAGTCTTGTAGCTCAGTCTATCCTCCTCAGCCCGCCCCAGGGAAGCAGTGGCCTTGTAGCTCAGTCTGTCCTCCTCAGCCTGCCCCAGGGAAGCAGTGGCCTTGTAGCTCAGTCTGTCCTCCTCAGCCCGCCCCAGGGAAGAAGCGGCCTAGTAGCTCAGTCTGTCCTCCTCAGCCCACCCCAGGGAAGAAGCGGCCTTGTAGCTCAGTCTGTCCTCCTCAGCCTGCCCCAGGGAAGCAGTGGCCTTGTAGCTCAGTCTGTCCTCCTCAGCCCACCCCAGGGAAGAAGCGGCCTTGTAGCTCAGTCTTTCCTCCTCAGCCCGCCCCAGGGAAGCAGTGGCCTTGTAGCTCAGTCTGTCCTCCTCAGCCTGCCCCAGGGAAGCAGTGGCCTTGTAGCTCAGTCTGTCCTCCTCAGCCCACCCCAGGGAAGAAGCGGCCTTGTAGCTCAGTCTGTCCTCCTCAGCCCGCCCCAGGGAAGCAGTGGCCTTGTAGCTCAGTCTGTCCTCCTCAGCCCGCCCCAGGGAAGCAGTGGCCTAGTAGCTCAGTCTGTCCTCCTCAGCCCGCCCCAGGGAAGCAGTGGCCTTGTAGCTCAGTCTGTCCTCCTCAGCCCGCCCCAGGGAAGAAGCGGCCTAGTAGCTCAGTCTGTCCTCCTCAGCCCGCCCCAGGGAAGAAGTCTTGTAGCTCAGTCTGTCCTCCTCAGCCCACCCCAGGGAAGAAGCGGCCTAGTAGCTCAGTCTGTCCTCCTCAGCCCGCCCCAGGGAAGAAGTCTTGTAGCTCAGTCTGTCCTCCTCAGCCCGCCCCAGAGAAGAAGCCCAAGGCCATTCTAGTGCCATTGTTAGTCTtagagaacaaaagcaaaacttctctaCCGGTGTCACTGGCCCCCATATCGAGACAGGGCCCCTCATCTCTCAGGTCCGTCACACCAGAGGCCAGGCGAGACCCTCCACCTGCTCCTCAAGCAGTCAGGGTGGTTCAGCAGACCACTGTGGGAATGAGCAGAGTTAACACTGTTCCTCCAGCTGGCCAACCCAGTGCTAGGTCATCAGAAAACAACCCCAAGATCCAGCCCCCCACTTGGACCACTCGTGTGAGCGTGATCCATTTGGTAAGGTCTGCTGTGGTGGGTAATTCAACCCAGGTCCCAGTCCGCCCCACTAGCGCCCCAGCTGCTGAGGGAACCAGTCATAATAGCCACATTCCAACCAGAGAACAGCTACCTGGGCCAGCACAGCATACTGCGAGgctacctatacaactcattatAAATAACACAACAAATTCCATAAGTGTAAGGGTTCCCCCTGGCTCTCTCATTTTGCACCCAGAGCCTCAGAAGCCATCCCAGGGACCACTGCAATTTCTACAGCAGATATATATACTGATTCCAAAACAGCGGCAACCACCCAGCGCCCCTGTCCCTCAACAGGCACAGCCAGGGCCAGCAGCTTCCTCCCAAGGGTCTAATCCTCAGCAGGTGTCCTTGCCAGCTCAGCAAACTAGTTGCCTTAACAGTGAGGGGCCCAGAGTGGTTCAACAGACCCAGACGTCTGTGGTGTGTCAGGTGGGCTCCACCCCACAGAGCCACAGGCAGAATGTTCGGACCCTGGGCTTCCGGGTCTCTGTTACCGTGGTCCAgcaggggcagagacaggggcaGACCCAGAATGTGCATGTGAGAATCATACCACGCATAGTGACTGTGTCCAGAGCAGACATTCGGAACTCTGCACATGGGAATGCAGCTAGCGAACCCAGTGAGAGAGGAACGGGAGGGCAACCAAAGCCCCCAAGGTCCTGAGTCTTACTTCTCTGTAAAATATACCAGCATTGAGCTAAATCATccctagtttttattttattgttggtgTTTGGAATGTGTCTGTATGTGACTCTTTAAAATGCAAAAGTAAAAAGCTCAATGCCCAAGTTttgcatagaaacagagaaaggattTTAAAACCTAGgactgttttgcttgttttgctcCTTGCATTTGATAAAGGGATGTTTATTGTAGTGTCCCAGTGTGAATCCACATCCGAAATTTGTTATCTTTAGTAATTCCAGATTGTCATTTAGATAAACATTCAAAGTGCAGTCATAAGGGACTGGACaaatggctccgcagttaagagtacttgccgCCCTTTCAAGGGCTGGAGTTTGCTTTCCAGCCCCCACTTCAGTCACCTCCAGCTCCAGAAATTCTGACAGacacttttctggcctctgagggggGACACATGCATGTGTCCCTCTCACACaaatagaattgaaaaataaaatagctgaAGCGATGGCTTAGTGCTTAAGAAAATGTGTAGCTTTGCAGAGGAGCAGGATTTAGTTCTTTGTaccgacatggtggctcacaaccaactggaAGTCCAGTGCCaggagatatgatgccctcttcttagCTGCATGGGCACCAGGTACCTACATGGTGCGCATACATATGCTGGTGAAACTCTCAAGCACATAAACTTCATATGTTTTTTAATTGCAACAATATACTTTAAGTTCATAACTTAGCAATAATTGAGAGGCTTATTGAAAAggatgattaaaaacaaacacacattttgCTGTTTTAACAAAAAATTTGGAATGAGTTTTGTCTTAAATGACTTTTTTTCTCACCACCCCCGCCCGCCCCTCTCCCCAGcaaaaacagggtttttctgtgtagccatggctgtcctggaactcactctgtaaaccaggcccgttttaagctcacagaaatcctcctgcctctgcctcaccctccccccaccccgagtgctgggattaaaggtatgcctaCCCCACCACTGTTGAGGCTGTTTTAACAATTTTACAGTCACAGCTCAGTATTAGAAAGCGCAGTCCCAATGCTGTGCCGCGTTCTTCTAGAACTAATTTGTTTTCGGAACTGAAACGCTGCACCCCTTAACCATAAAATCCCCCATTTCCTGTCCCCCACCCCTGGCTGCTTATGCCTCCAGGAGTCTGAGTGCTCCCAGTACCTCACATGTGTGGAACCATGAGGTGCCTATTATATCAGACAGCCTTTTTCACTTGGCATGATGTCCCCAAGGCTCGTGCATGTTGTGCCTTGTGACAgatttgtaaaaattattttcctgttAAATCTGTAAGGAGCTGACTTGGGAACCAGGAGAAATGTCTTTCAGGAGAACTTAGTTTGTACTTCTTAGTTTAAGAGGCCTGCGTGCAGCATCTGAAATGCGATTGCTGCAAGCACGCTGGGAAAAACTAATCCCAAAGGAGACCAGAACAAAGGAAAGTCGTCACACTGAAATGTGTCTGCCCTAGACAGGCACCCTGTGCAAGGGAGTCCGCGGCAGATTTGTTTATGACCGGCCCAGCCTTCGGAAGgtttcccagcactcggggctCTGGCCAGCCCCAGCTCTCCTCCAGACCCTGCCCCTGGCCTGGAAGAGGCAGTCTGGGATGGCTTGCTGTGGTGCTCCTTGGGAGGCCGTTTACCTATTTTAGAACATTCTAGGATACTTGCACCAAGGGAATAAGCACTTGGAAATTCCATttactgctctgcttctccaCTGCCCACAGCCTTCTGAGCTGTAAAGTggactctcctcctcctcttcctcctccccctcccccctctttcctccccctcctgctctgcttcctccccctcctcccccttcctctcccctactcctcctccccctcctcttccccctcctccccctcttccccttcccccctccccctctcctccttcccccctcccacttcctctcccctcctcctcctcccactccccccttctccacctcttcccctctcccccttccccctccccttttccccctcctccccgtgGCCCgcccccccctctccccccccccccccccgttatcCTTCCTCAGTTGTTCAGCTCATTTCAGTTTTCCTGTTTCAATGACCTGAACTGCTCCATCTCTTTGATCTGTTCCCTTCAGAGAGTCGAGgtgtgctgggctggagagatggcctggccggtaaaggctaggctcacatcCAAAACAAGAGAGTCAAGGGGTGATCAGTTCTGTAGGGTTACCCACACCAAGGTAACATTTCCGTTACCGTGATCCTTTTCGCATTTATGACATTGGCAGCGCTGTGCAGTCAGCCCCTCTGTCTGTATCCCAACCATGCTCGGCACTTCAAAAGAAGTCCTGGGCCTCTTAGGCACTAAGGGGGAaggcttcctcccctccccccagccacTGGCAACCACCACTTTGCTTTGTGGCCCTATAGATTTAATTGTTCTTAGTGTTTATAGTGTATGAATTATACAGTGTTTTGTACAACGTTGTACATTTGTGTCTGCCTTTTTGCCTGGCATGTGTTTGATGTGTATTCATCTTGTATTATGCACCAGCACTTGGAGCCTCTTTGGCACAGTCCCTGTGTATGGCCTGACCTGTTTATCCATGTTTGGGCTGTTACCATCTTTTGGCTGCTGTGGGTAGTGGTGCTGCCATCATTCAGGCACAGGTGttattttgctgtttgttttgttcctttgtaaCTCTTAAGGATAATCTGCCTACATGAAGTCTGCCTTTGTACGGgcacatgtatgtttgtttgccttttgccCTAAGAAGTGGAAACACGGCCTGTCCATTCTGAAAGAGAATAGTGAAGGGACGGTGATGGCACTGGCATAAACCGTGCTGGGGTTCCGCTGTTGCTCTTCAACAAAGATTTGGCCTCCTCCAAGCACGCTGGTTCCAGTGGCCACCAGAGTGACAGCGAGCAGACGGGAGCATCCTGGACAACGCCAGGAGTGGAGCCTGCACTTGAAAGAAGTGACATGGTCCAGTGAGCAGTTTCAAAGGACTTAGCTCAGCCTCTGAGTCCAGCAGATCTGACCTCAGTGTGCTGTCAGTTTTGGTGTCCTTCCTCCCTTTGCTCTGTAACCGGTCCATTCAGGTACAATAAGCAGAATGTTTTGCTTGAGAGATGTGtcctttgttttcagacaggcaAATAAATTCATCTTTGTTTCTAATTTCCATTTAGTGCATCTGTTTGTTTCCCTCCAGCGATCTCCATTGTGGTGACAATTTGTCTCTATCCAGGATCCTATCCCCATATTTCTTACCTCTCAACTAGCAGCAATATAGATATTTGTCTTTGCTGAATGAAGCTGGCTTTGCTGGAAGTCACCAGGTCACCCTGTTGGTTAGAGAAAGGTGAGTCTTACCGGTAATGGACCCAATggtctttgtcattttttttttttgagattataatatgagtacattttccccttcccttctaaacctcccatatacccctccttgctctctttcaagttcatggcctcttttttcattaattgttactaTATActgatttgtatatgtgtgtatattcttATATAAATACAAACCTGCTCAGcctatataatgtataatattgCTTGCCTATTGccgaccacttggtattggataaccaattggtgtgctcctccctggggaagactatttcccccactctcagcattcctaagTTACCTGTGGCTCTTTGTGTAGGATTGAGACCTTATGTGTTAATAGTGGGGTCtttattgcattttttatttgtgtgtgtgcacacatgcgtatGTAGCAGCCACAGTGACCATggggcagtcagaggacaacatgtgggaatcagttctctccttgcacTTGTGTGTTCCACGGTTCAAAGTCggatcatcaggtttggcagcaagggCTTTTTCCTTCCCTGCTGAGCCACTTCACTGGTCTCACCGGGGTGTTTCAAATAGATATCCTTTTTGGTAGAATCGAATACAACAGTCTTGCGTGTTAAGGATGTCCATATATCATCTGAAAGAAACTACTCAGTTGCTTGAAACCCCTAAGCCATGAAATATAGGATGCATCCACCCCTTTGCCCATTCTCAGTATGTGGAAGGCCCAGTTTGGTTTAATATGTTTTCACCGCATCCTCGCAGGATCCCCATAAAATTAAGAGGAAGCAAGGCGGCAGCCCAAATCATGTGCTCAGCGTTACCCAGCTGAGGAGCCAGAACCCAGATTTGGACTCAAGCCTCCTGGGGCCAAATCCTATTCTTTCCTACACCATTCTCTCCACTGCCTCACTAATGGCAAGCCTGGCagaattttggttttttattttgtttttgtttttgtctgtttgtttgttgtttttgtttttggagacagggtttccctctgtaacagccctggctgtcctggaactcacttgtaggccaggctggtcttgaattcacagagctccgcTGGCTTctgactcttgagtgctgggactaaagtatACCAGAGCTGTTCTTTTCAAATAGTTATCACCCAGGCTCATCCGGCCAACCTGAAGAATTGGGCTTTTAACTGATAAGAGCGCAGGGGACTTAATCGCAGAccagatcttttttaaaaaaccatgttATTTTACATACGaatcccagtttcctctctctcctgtccccccaccccaccccacccccgcaccTCCCCTTCCTGTCACCTTCTCTCCACCCCGCCCCCCATCCACTTCTCGGAGAGGGTGAGgccttgccgggcagtggtggcacacacctttaatcccagatcttgggaggctgaggcaggtggatctctgagttcgagaccagcctggtctacaagagctagttccaggacaggctccaaaagctacagagagaccctgtctcaaaaaaccaaaaaaaagaggggggtggatgaggcctcccatggggagtcaagaaagggtgtcacatcacttgaggcagtcTTAAAGGGTATgttaagtcacacacacacacacacacacacacacacacacacacggtaagaTTGCACTTGGGTAAATATGCGTTAGATGTACCTGTTAGGATAATTTTGGTTGTAGAGAAGCCATTTGGGTTTAAAACTGGTGGAAACATCCTAATCCAGAGATCCAGCTTGGTTtctgtgaggcagggtctctcgctgaacctggagcatGTGGTTTCTTCTAGTTTGGCGGTAGGTTGACAGACGGCAGCCCCAGAGAGCCTCCTGTCCGCTCCTGCCCCACGAGGagtctccagagtgctgcaaAGCACACCTGATTAGCTCCACGGTGCTggcatctgaactcagggcctcgtgGCTGTGCAATAATTTCTCCTAACCAACGTGCAGTTTCTCCAcagcaatatttttattaaattaaaaacatttgaatGTGCTTTTTGGCATTCATGTCCTTTGCCAAGACTATTTAGTTCAGTTTTCTTATTGACTTGAATTAGATCTTTGCAAAGTATTTTAAAGACCTATTTACtacaattgttatttttttccctctgctATTAAGTCTTGTTTATTGTGGCCCACTTTTATGATAAAGTTTTCTATATGGTTTAGTGTATGAGTTTTTCCTTTGTCAATCTAGATCGTATTTTATGCCTTGAGTCCTTTTTTACTCCTGAGATTTTTGCTTGAATTTACTAATGTTTCCCTCCAGTTATTTGTAGATTCCTATTTACGTTTAAATTTCTGATCCAAATAAAATGCTATCaatctaaaaaaaatagaatatgaaGTTCCAGATGTGATAGCTCACACTTGTAATGCCAGCATTCGAGAATCTGAGGTAGGACTGGTTGCCTGAGCTACAGATGAACGCGCAGTCTTGACCCAGCTCCACAAAATAGAACCACGAAGGGGCTAAGATTTTTATCCTGCTTAAAACACAAGTTAGCCTGCTATCGTTTCATGGATGCTGAAAGAAGACACAAGGATATCGGGTCAAGAcaggactttattatttataatgtagCAAGCAGCAGTGAGAGATAGGTTATTGATTCCTTTCTCCCTAAAGTCCCATGACGGCAACAGGAATATGGGCCCAGGTAAATGTTGCACACGCAGGGATGTGTGTCACAGCTGACCAATCCAAATGTAGGAAAGAGcagtgcttttattattttttagatttgtttattttacatgttcaagcatttgcctgaatgtatatctgcaccacatgtgtgcctgcaggggTCAGAAGGtagcatctgatcccctggaactaaagttacagatggctgtgagccactttgtggatgcttggaactgaaccccagGCCTTCTCCAAAAGCAGCAAGATCTCTTAACTACTGGACCATCTCTCTCGTCCCAAGAAAGGAGAGTGTTTTAGAAGAGGTTGCAAAATGGTCTAAACCTGCTCTTGAAGGAGCTATTTTAGCCCTGAGCTCCATAAGGTTTTCCACTATACAAACTTCTAGAAAAGTAAGTTTAGGAACCTGGAGATGGCTCTGTACTGGTACCTCTTTCAGGGGTCCTCtgtcaccaggcatgcatatggtgtacatgcatacatgatgCAGGCGAACATTCATGGACAGGCAACTAAAGTAATTTGTTTTGGCTGCAGAGGTTGTTCGGTGGTTTGAGAGCcgcactgcttttgcagaggacctgagtttggtttccagcacctccACTGAACAgctcacatctgcctgtaactccaactccataGCATCCTCTTTTGGACTCTGTGGTCACTATAGGTACATGCACCtatacagacacgcacacacaactCAGGaatattaaaatgcaatttaaaaaaagaatggtggACGGGGTGGGGATATAGCCCAGTCGTAGACTTCCCTAACTTGTGTGAAGCCCTGAGTAAGATCCCTAGTGctaaaagaaaagcagccaagcAAAAAAATGATGGAAGGAGGGGCGGGGGAGATAGCTCATTTGGttaaaatgcttgcctagcaaacatgaggacctgaatccacattaaaagacaaacaacaacaaaaaacaggctTACtgatacacacttgtaatcccagcactgaggagggtaAAGTCAGGAACATCCCTGGGGCTCCATGGCCAGCCAGCCTTGCCTATTTAGAAAGCTCTGGGccagtgagggaccctgtcaaAAAGTGAGGTAGATGCTTCTAGAATagta
The sequence above is a segment of the Chionomys nivalis chromosome X, mChiNiv1.1, whole genome shotgun sequence genome. Coding sequences within it:
- the LOC130868432 gene encoding transcription factor SPT20 homolog yields the protein MEQTLQDTLEGADETVQQQPPSTRPEKSLQEKLYNIYVQECEKEPEAEGLRSNVNLLEKLMKREPLPCLVVSLYPENQGYSLMLKDRDGVLIEPYPGPYVGQKLLEYLDAEELPSFLIDILGKSPVNVFHGGCVIAEIRDYRQCGDIYPPEEPAAEAAVSSPACQVRHILLRPTMQSLVSDVESITSDSSQWTQEEKQELESQLTSATAEPLCLDPSVAVTCTANKLLFNEQKMNTSPMRQCFKRHACPSLDQEEVPSGCSCPPDLTTTTPCKKQAKIRPDNPSDLQIDGTETCNQSLCELTVPSEMDMESFIKELLSLPFDETEPTVSAIPEVKYDCMFDCEDDSQLWDMNADIMECLNMLFSEEIEPLPESSSANPMSLPPVALGDYSDDFLTGINTEPKKTVPMCQEAVQSQASCPSKMPQGSNLASSKHAGSSGHQSDSEQTGASWTTPGVEPALERSDMVQ